GAATTGCTCGAACGGTTGCAGAAAAACTGCGATGCACAAACGTTGGCAGCGGATTACAACGCACTGTTTGTCGGCGACGAATGCCGCGTGCCGCCGTACCGTAGTGCGTGGCAGGAAGGGGCAACGGAAGCCGAAGTGCGTTCCTTCTTATCGAGCCGTGGTATGCCGTTAACCGATGCGCCTGCCGATCATATCGGTACGCTATTACTGGCGGCCTCCTGGCTGGAAGACCAGTCGGCGGAAGATGAAAGCGAAGCTCTGGAAACGCTGTTTGCCGACTATCTGCTGCCGTGGTGTGACGCCTTCTTCGGCAAAGTCGAAGCACACGCCACCACGCCGTTCTGGCGCACCCTGGCTCCGCTGTCGCGCGACGCTATTGCTGCGATGTGGGAAGAGTTGCAGGAAGCGTCCGACGGATAAGTTCATGCACAGCGTGACCTTAAGGCCACGCTGTGCAGATATCAGGACTCCGTCGGTACCGCCATGGTGCGGTATTTGGTCAATATCTCGTTATTACGCTCCGCCCTGTTTTGCAAATCCCACAATCCTCTGTCGATGCCGTCATTAATAAGCAGGATCACGCCCGTCTCAATGGCCGACATCAGGCACAGCATCACCGGCTCGTTAGCGGTATAGCCGATTTCGCCCTCCAGCAGACGCTGGTAATCGATAAAACGGAACACGCCCGCCTGCACCTCATAAGAGAGGATCGTTTTGCTGGTATTCACGGAGGAGAGAATTTCGCCGGTGCTGACGTTAACCACCCGCAAGTTAACGGCAATCTGATCCAGCTGATACTGCGTATCGCCGCCTATACCAAAGTAACGCGCACCAATCCCGCCCGATTTTACATTGCTCTCATAACCAATAATTGAACCTTCCACCATCACATTCGCGGCGGTCAGTGATTGCAGCGGACCACGATTATTGACCGCCACGGTGCCATTTTCCTGCGCGGCGCGAATAATCTTGCGCTCGTTGAGCAGGTTTTGCAGACCCTGACGCTCCAGCGGGACGAACCAGCGGGAATCTTTCAGAGCGGTTACCAGCATGGCTGTTGCGCTCTGCGGCACGGCAGTGGAGAAGTTACTGGCCGGATAGGGCTTAAATTGCCCGGTTTCATCCTGAATATTGTAAACCGAGACGAAAATCTTCCCCGATGGCATAGGCAAATTCGTCAGGTCGCTATAGCTCTGGGCGCGTGGCAACAACGTGGGTCTGGCGGCTTGTTTTGGCGGCGCGGTTAAGCATCCGCTTAATAAGCACACGGCGAATAAAAGAAATAAGCGCGGCATAGAAATTGTCCTTAAAAATCGGTGGAACCGCTTTGCAAACCCGATACCTCAATGGTGGAGGTTTTGCCGGTTTTGCGGTCGGTGACATTTAATTGCAACTGCCCGTCTTTATTTGAGATATCGACGATGAAATCACTGGTCACCATGCGCCCCGGTTTTCCGGTGTTGATATTGGTGAGCAAGCCACCCAATATTTGCGACTGGATAGCCTGCGTAAAGTTATCCAGTGCCGACGATGTTTCGATGCCGTAATCGTCATAGTCGGGATCTTTATACGAGTTTTGCGCCTGGGCGCTATTTAATAAAAAAGAACCGTTATTGGGAT
The nucleotide sequence above comes from Kosakonia sp. H02. Encoded proteins:
- a CDS encoding molecular chaperone — its product is MNEFSILCRVLGSLFYRQPQDPLLVPLYTLIREGKLAQSWPLEQDELLERLQKNCDAQTLAADYNALFVGDECRVPPYRSAWQEGATEAEVRSFLSSRGMPLTDAPADHIGTLLLAASWLEDQSAEDESEALETLFADYLLPWCDAFFGKVEAHATTPFWRTLAPLSRDAIAAMWEELQEASDG
- the csgG gene encoding curli production assembly/transport protein CsgG — protein: MPRLFLLFAVCLLSGCLTAPPKQAARPTLLPRAQSYSDLTNLPMPSGKIFVSVYNIQDETGQFKPYPASNFSTAVPQSATAMLVTALKDSRWFVPLERQGLQNLLNERKIIRAAQENGTVAVNNRGPLQSLTAANVMVEGSIIGYESNVKSGGIGARYFGIGGDTQYQLDQIAVNLRVVNVSTGEILSSVNTSKTILSYEVQAGVFRFIDYQRLLEGEIGYTANEPVMLCLMSAIETGVILLINDGIDRGLWDLQNRAERNNEILTKYRTMAVPTES
- the csgF gene encoding curli production assembly/transport protein CsgF, translated to MRIAYALLSLLLIVPASWAGNMTFQFRNPNFGGNPNNGSFLLNSAQAQNSYKDPDYDDYGIETSSALDNFTQAIQSQILGGLLTNINTGKPGRMVTSDFIVDISNKDGQLQLNVTDRKTGKTSTIEVSGLQSGSTDF